In the Epinephelus lanceolatus isolate andai-2023 chromosome 6, ASM4190304v1, whole genome shotgun sequence genome, one interval contains:
- the gorab gene encoding RAB6-interacting golgin has protein sequence MSGWAGFSDEELRKMQQKDSTFPAAATRGRKSGPANRSRQQLQREKALQLAAQKNAGAGSPCLPPEQQLTKPPPPKEEPQPQPTAPTAAPAVKQEVQQTPSEMKPPPEEETPAVKELEKQEVALREKTRLEQLQQEQKIMEERNKRKKALLTKTIAEKSKQTQAEAVKLKRIQKELQALDDMVSNDIGILRGKIEQASWDYSTARKRYDKAEAEYVMAKLDLHKKTEVKEQLTEHLCAIIQQNELRKAHKLEELMQQLQLQATEEELERQKQHEEEQEKRKTESCVERQRDGKQGNGSVENQEGTVQSTKDCTATEGEAVEEKGGGVQQEHHPMTEVPKTEQDCKTLENCVQSEIMAS, from the exons ATGAGCGGCTGGGCCGGTTTTTCTGACGAGGAGTTACGGAAGATGCAGCAGAAAG ACTCAACATTCCCCGCAGCGGCAACCCGCGGGCGGAAATCTGGTCCAGCCAACCGGAGTCGGCAGCAGTTGCAGCGGGAGAAGGCCCTTCAGCTGGCCGCTCAGAAAAACGCAGGAGCCGGGTCTCCTTGCCTCCCACCGGAGCAACAACTCACCAAACCGCCGCCGCCGAAGGAAGAGCCTCAGCCTCAGCCCACAGCTCCAACAGCAGCTCCGGCTGTCAAACAGGAGGTGCAGCAGACACCTAGCGAGATGAAGCCGCCTCCAGAGGAGGAGACCCCGGCCGTCAAAGAGCTGGAGAAACAAGAGGTGGCACT ACGGGAAAAGACGCGTCTGGAGCAACTGCAGCAAGAGCAAAAGATAATGGAAGAGAGGAATAAGCGCAAGAAGGCTCTGCTGACGAAAACTATTGCTGAGAA GTCCAAACAGACTCAGGCAGAGGCTGTGAAGCTGAAGAGGATTCAGAAGGAGCTCCAGGCTCTAGATGACATGGTGTCCAATGATATCGGCATCCTGAGAGGCAAGATTGAGCAAGCCAGCTGGGACTACTCCACTGCCAG AAAGCGTTATGATAAGGCGGAGGCGGAGTACGTGATGGCCAAGCTGGACCTGCACAAGAAGACAGAGGTGAAGGAGCAGCTGACGGAGCACCTCTGCGCCATCATCCAGCAGAACGAGCTGCGTAAAGCCCACAAGCTGGAGGAACtgatgcagcagctgcagcttcaggCCACCGAGGAAGAGCTGGAGAGGCAGAAGCAGcatgaggaggagcaggagaagaggaagacagAAAGCTGTgtggaaaggcagagagacGGGAAACAGGGAAACGGCTCAGTGGAGAATCAGGAGGGGACAGTGCAATCAACCAAAGACTGTACAGCCACAGAGGGAGAGGCTgtggaggagaagggaggtggCGTTCAGCAAGAGCACCACCCGATGACTGAAGTGCCAAAGACTGAACAAGACTGTAAAACATTAGAAAACTGTGTCCAGAGTGAAATTATGGCTTCCTGa